The sequence ATTCACTATTTGCTGCAGAGCTCGGGGGATATTTGGAACGGCATAATGTTCACAGCTTCCGGGGGGCATGCCTACCGATTGCAAATCGGCTTTGGGTTTGTCCTGGTAATTATTCCCCTTGTGTTGGTCTGCTTCAGAGCAGTGCATTCCTCACGGATCAGAAGGGAACAGCTTGAATCCTACATCGGTGAGGTGATCGTAGAAATCGACGGGGTGACCGTTTCCTGTCCGGGACTGCTGGACACAGGCAACCGACTTTGTGATCCTTTGACCCGAATTCCGGTAATGGTCATGGAGGCATCTATCTGGGAGGGATATCTTCCGGCTTCCTGGAAAGGGAGGCTGACTCAGGATGGAGCGGACAGACTTTTGCTGGAAACGGACGGGCAGTCTTTTGCTTGGCAGGACAGGATTCGGCTTGTGCCCTATAGAGGGATTAACCGTGGAGCATCCTTTATGCTCGCGCTGAAGCCTGACCTTGTGGTAATAAAGCTTGGTGAAGATACCTTTTATAATAAAAGGGTGCTT comes from Paenibacillus sp. 19GGS1-52 and encodes:
- the spoIIGA gene encoding sigma-E processing peptidase SpoIIGA, yielding MNVLVVYIDLIFAANLLIDGILLWLTGWLVKLKMSWWRLVLSALVGALYVVMMFVPELSFLYTFLIKFGLSLFMLWIAFGFRSLQSYLRSLGAFYIINFAAAGGILGIHYLLQSSGDIWNGIMFTASGGHAYRLQIGFGFVLVIIPLVLVCFRAVHSSRIRREQLESYIGEVIVEIDGVTVSCPGLLDTGNRLCDPLTRIPVMVMEASIWEGYLPASWKGRLTQDGADRLLLETDGQSFAWQDRIRLVPYRGINRGASFMLALKPDLVVIKLGEDTFYNKRVLIGLDGGTLSGDGAYRAVIHPDLAQKNSVEAVPS